The following proteins come from a genomic window of Rhodohalobacter sp. 614A:
- a CDS encoding alpha-L-fucosidase: MKNIHLILTLLLIQTIFISCGSEVNEIAPPEPVMPIPSAAQMDWHEMEMIAFLHFTTNTFTNKEWGYGDESPSIFNPTELDVDQWMTTLKEAGFKGVILTAKHHDGFCLWPSEYTEHDVANSPYKNGNGDIVKEVSEAAREHGLKFGVYLSPWDRNHADYGDPSYIDYYRNQLEEIFTDYGPVFEMWFDGANGGDGYYGGANETRTIDRQTYYDWPTTIDFVRELQPEPKVLFFSDAGPDIRWVGNEHGVVAETNWNTINNDTLYAGQAGINDLLATGSEDGTKWIPAEVDVSIRPGWFYHPEEDDEVKSPEKLFEIYMTSVGRGSTLLLNIPPDRRGLLHENDVAALKEWRTMLDETFSTNIAAGAEVTADSYRGEFDIYHPNHITDDDHETYWTTGNGIPTGVLEIDLGDEKEISYVVLQEYIRLGQRIRSFSVDVWQNDEWQNIAEATTMGYKRILDVGPVTTNRIRININDSKASPIVSNVEVY, translated from the coding sequence ATGAAAAATATTCACCTGATTTTAACCCTCCTTCTCATTCAAACTATTTTCATTTCATGTGGTTCCGAAGTCAACGAAATAGCTCCGCCTGAACCTGTAATGCCGATTCCCTCGGCCGCTCAAATGGACTGGCATGAAATGGAAATGATTGCCTTTCTTCACTTTACAACCAACACATTTACAAATAAGGAATGGGGATATGGTGATGAAAGTCCGTCGATTTTCAATCCAACGGAGCTTGATGTGGATCAATGGATGACAACTTTGAAAGAAGCGGGATTTAAAGGCGTGATTCTGACAGCGAAACACCATGATGGTTTTTGCCTCTGGCCGAGTGAATATACTGAGCATGATGTAGCGAATAGTCCGTACAAAAATGGGAATGGGGATATCGTAAAAGAAGTATCGGAAGCGGCGAGGGAGCATGGTTTAAAATTTGGTGTTTATCTCTCCCCATGGGACAGAAATCATGCCGATTACGGCGACCCTTCCTACATTGATTATTACAGGAATCAGCTTGAAGAAATTTTTACCGACTATGGTCCTGTTTTTGAAATGTGGTTTGATGGAGCCAATGGCGGCGATGGTTATTACGGAGGCGCCAACGAAACCCGAACCATTGACCGACAGACGTATTACGACTGGCCCACTACCATTGATTTTGTTCGTGAATTACAACCGGAACCTAAAGTTCTGTTTTTCAGTGATGCCGGACCGGACATCCGCTGGGTTGGGAATGAACATGGCGTTGTAGCCGAAACCAATTGGAATACCATCAACAATGATACACTCTATGCCGGGCAAGCCGGAATTAACGATTTACTTGCAACCGGTTCTGAAGATGGTACAAAATGGATTCCTGCCGAAGTAGACGTGTCCATCCGGCCGGGATGGTTCTATCATCCGGAAGAAGATGATGAAGTAAAATCACCCGAAAAGCTTTTCGAAATTTATATGACATCGGTTGGCCGCGGATCAACGCTTCTTCTGAATATTCCTCCGGACAGACGCGGCCTGCTTCATGAAAATGATGTAGCTGCACTAAAGGAATGGAGAACCATGCTGGATGAAACATTCAGTACAAATATTGCTGCCGGGGCTGAAGTCACAGCCGACTCCTATCGGGGCGAATTCGATATTTATCACCCCAACCATATTACCGATGACGATCATGAAACCTACTGGACCACGGGAAATGGAATTCCAACCGGTGTTTTAGAGATTGATTTGGGAGATGAAAAAGAGATCAGCTACGTAGTGCTTCAGGAATATATCCGGCTGGGACAGCGCATCCGCTCATTTTCGGTGGATGTCTGGCAAAACGATGAATGGCAAAACATTGCAGAAGCAACCACAATGGGTTACAAACGAATTCTGGATGTCGGGCCTGTTACCACAAACCGAATACGGATCAATATCAATGATTCCAAAGCCAGCCCCATTGTTTCAAATGTGGAGGTGTACTAA
- the trmB gene encoding tRNA (guanosine(46)-N7)-methyltransferase TrmB: MGNKNKLKRFEDIARFENVFEYTDFGDKPTPKGKWHKEIFENENPIVLELACGKAEYTIYLAEKNPDKNYIGIDLKGNRIWKGASYALQNGMNHVRFIRMLIDHLPDYFEKGEVDEIWITFPDPHLRESRSRQRLTSPKFLNIYRKLLNPGSSIHLKTDSDLLYEFTLETIKEERCEIIKKVDDIYKEEPGNELLTHQTFYEKKHLKAGKTIHYIAFRLSE, translated from the coding sequence ATGGGGAATAAAAATAAGCTCAAGCGCTTTGAAGACATTGCTCGTTTTGAGAATGTTTTTGAATACACTGACTTCGGGGACAAGCCAACGCCAAAGGGAAAATGGCACAAAGAGATTTTCGAAAATGAAAATCCAATCGTTCTTGAGTTAGCCTGTGGTAAAGCCGAATACACGATTTATCTGGCAGAGAAAAATCCGGATAAAAATTATATAGGGATTGACCTCAAGGGTAATCGTATATGGAAAGGTGCAAGTTATGCCCTGCAGAATGGGATGAATCACGTCCGGTTCATACGAATGTTGATCGATCACCTGCCCGATTATTTTGAAAAAGGAGAAGTTGATGAAATATGGATTACATTTCCCGACCCTCATCTTCGGGAATCGCGTTCCAGGCAACGCCTGACATCCCCGAAATTTCTGAATATTTACAGGAAACTTTTAAACCCCGGCAGCTCTATTCACCTGAAAACCGATTCCGACCTGCTTTATGAGTTTACTCTCGAAACGATTAAAGAGGAGCGATGCGAAATCATCAAAAAAGTAGATGATATCTACAAAGAGGAACCGGGGAATGAACTTTTGACTCATCAGACGTTTTATGAAAAAAAGCATTTAAAGGCCGGAAAAACGATTCATTACATTGCATTTCGTTTGAGTGAATGA
- a CDS encoding thioredoxin family protein has translation MAVESTMLELGTKAPDFMLHDVVSGRTYSRDSYKGNKGLLVMFICNHCPYVKLIKEHFVKYASDYMPKGIGVVAISSNDVESYPEDGPEKMMEDAEKFGYPFPYLYDKDQDAAHAYKAACTPDLFLFDENLELFYRGQFDSARPKNDTEPTGEDLRNATDLMLAGEPAPEKQIPSMGCNIKWKKGNEPAWYG, from the coding sequence ATGGCTGTTGAATCAACAATGCTCGAACTGGGAACAAAAGCTCCGGATTTTATGCTTCATGATGTGGTTTCCGGAAGAACCTATTCACGCGACTCTTATAAGGGAAATAAAGGATTGCTGGTGATGTTTATTTGCAATCACTGCCCCTATGTAAAGCTCATCAAAGAACATTTTGTGAAGTATGCTTCCGATTACATGCCGAAGGGAATTGGAGTCGTAGCTATCAGTTCCAACGATGTAGAAAGTTATCCCGAAGATGGACCGGAAAAAATGATGGAAGACGCCGAAAAATTTGGCTACCCGTTTCCATACCTGTACGATAAAGACCAGGATGCCGCACACGCTTACAAAGCTGCATGTACACCTGATTTATTTTTATTTGATGAAAATCTTGAACTTTTCTACAGGGGACAATTTGATAGCGCCCGTCCCAAAAACGACACGGAACCAACCGGCGAGGACCTCCGAAATGCTACCGATCTGATGCTGGCAGGTGAACCCGCGCCCGAGAAGCAGATTCCCAGTATGGGTTGCAATATCAAATGGAAAAAAGGGAATGAACCGGCCTGGTACGGGTAG